The following proteins come from a genomic window of Falco rusticolus isolate bFalRus1 chromosome 9, bFalRus1.pri, whole genome shotgun sequence:
- the RALGDS gene encoding ral guanine nucleotide dissociation stimulator isoform X6, which yields MVSRRRAPPHHAAAPAPERMFEGCRRARSLWGGVRLEVAGESSPVVLHSFTQLDPDLPPLESSTQEIGEEVEDGVIYSISLRKVQLHHTANKGQRWLGFENESALNLYETCKVRTIKAGTLEKLVEYLVSAFKGNDSTYVTIFLCTYRAFATTKQVLDLLLNRYGKLHVQANGDHARHAVDERMELKNTISSILGAWLDQYSEDFRKPPDFACLKQLISYVRHNIPGSDLERRARILLAQFQQQEQSESEAEAVDHGGCTFQLVEENGVGDGKPDFLSFSPEMVAEQFTLMDAELFKKVVPYHCLGCIWSQRDKKGKEHLAPTIRATVSQFNSVANCVIATCLGDRSLKPQQRAKVVERWIEVARECRILKNFSSLRAILSALQCNAVHRLKKTWDEVLRESFRTFHELSEIFSDENNHSLSRELLIKEGTSKFATLEINPKRAQKRQQQQREMGVMQGTIPYLGTFLTDLVMLDTAMKDFLDGGLINFEKRRKEFEVIAQIKLLQLACNNYSFTQEDQFVDWFHSLERLSEAESYGLSCEIEPLSESASNTLKAKKNTGIIKRWSDRQPPSTEPCASGSSHSKSFDQLKCGQYLCSGDATDSVSVTSAGSSSSDVEEINISFIPESPDCQEKKVSEIPLASLPQRWYAPSVADGEVKPTVSSASPLLPALQFWESTSLSSLDTSGIGSGSSSASSSSVSSTPVTASRTHKRSVSGISSYSSLSLPLYNQQVDDCCIIRVSLAVDNGNMYKSILVTSQDKTPVVIRKAMAKHNLDGDRPEDYELVQIISEERELKIPDNANVFYAMNSAANYDFVLKKRGFSKGVKIKHGSSSTLPRMKQKGLKIAKGIF from the exons AGCTCCACACAGGAGATCGGAGAAGAGGTGGAGGATGGTGTGATCTACAGCATATCGCTCCGGAAAGTGCAGCTCCATCACACGGCCAACAAAGGGCAGCGGTGGCTGGGG TTTGAGAATGAGTCGGCTTTAAACCTCTACGAGACATGTAAGGTGCGGACAATAAAAGCTGGGACCTTGGAGAAGCTGGTGGAGTACCTGGTCTCAGCCTTCAAAGGCAATGACTCCACCTATGTCACCATCTTCCTGTGCACTTACCGGGCCTTTGCCACCACCAAGCAAGTGCTGGACCTGCTGCTTAACAG GTATGGCAAACTCCATGTGCAGGCGAATGGGGACCATGCCAGGCATGCTGTGGATGAGAGGATGGAGCTGAAGAA CACCATCTCCTCCATCCTGGGCGCCTGGCTGGACCAGTACTCAGAGGACTTCCGCAAGCCCCCAGACTTTGCCTGCCTCAAGCAGCTCATCTCCTACGTGCGCCACAACATCCCCGGCTCGGACCTGGAGCGCCGAGCCCGCATCCTGCTGGCCCAgttccagcagcaggagcagagcgAGTCCGAGGCAGAAG CTGTGGACCACGGTGGCTGCACCTTCCAGCTGGTGGAGGAGAATGGCGTTGGGGACGGGAAGCCGgatttcctctccttctccccagagATGGTGGCAGAACAGTTCACGCTGATGGACGCT GAGCTCTTTAAGAAAGTGGTGCCATACCACTGCCTGGGCTGCATCTGGTCCCAGCGAGACAAGAAGGGTAAAGAGCACCTGGCGCCCACCATCCGCGCCACAGTCTCGCAGTTCAATAGCGTGGCCAACTGTGTCATCGCCACATGTCTCGGGGACCGGTCCCTGAAGCCACAGCAGAGGGCTAAAGTGGTGGAGCGGTGGATCGAAGTGGCTCGG GAGTGCCGCATCCTGAAGAACTTCTCCTCCCTCCGAGCCATCCTGTCGGCTCTGCAGTGCAATGCTGTTCACCGTCTGAAGAAGACCTGGGATGAGGTCCTGCG GGAAAGCTTCCGCACTTTCCACGAGCTCTCAGAGATCTTCTCCGATGAGAATAACCACTCGCTGAGCCGGGAGCTTCTCATTAAG GAGGGCACATCCAAATTTGCCACCTTGGAGATCAACCCAAAGAGGGCTCAGaagcggcagcagcagcagcgagagATG GGCGTGATGCAGGGCACCATTCCCTACCTTGGCACCTTCCTCACAGACCTGGTGATGCTCGACACTGCCATGAAGGATTTCCTGGAC GGTGGGCTGATCAACtttgagaagagaaggaag GAGTTCGAAGTCATCGCCCAGATCAAGCTGCTTCAGTTGGCCTGCAACAACTACAGCTTCACGCAGGAGGACCAGTTCGTGGACTGGTTCCACAGCCTGGAGCGGCTCAGCGAGGCCGAGAG ctaCGGGCTGTCGTGCGAGATCGAGCCGCTGTCGGAGTCAGCCAGCAACACGTTGAAGGCGAAGAAAAACACGGGGATCATCAAGCGATGGAGCGA CCGGCAGCCGCCAAGCACCGAGCCCTGTGCCAGTGGCAGCTCCCACTCAAAATCCTTCGACCAGCTCAAGTGCGGGCAGTACCTGTGCAGCGGGGATGCCACCGACTCGGTAAGCGTCACCTCTGCCGGCTCCAGCAGCTCTGACGTGGAGGAGATCAACATCAGCTTCATCCCTGAGTCCCCCGACTGCCAGGAGAAGAAG GTCAGTGAGATCCCTCTGGCCTCCCTCCCCCAGCGCTGGTACGCCCCGTCTGTGGCCGATGGAGAAGTTAAACCCACTGTGTCCTCCGCatcccctctccttcctgccctccagttCTGGGAATCCACCTCCCTCTCATCCCTGGACACATCGGGCATTGGCTCAGGCTCCAGCAGTGCCTCGTCCTCTTCCGTCTCCTCCACGCCGGTGACGGCCTCCCGCACCCACAAGCGCTCAGTCTCTGGCATCTCCAGCTACTCCTCCCTCTCGCTGCCCCTCTACAACCAGCAGGTCGATGACTGTTGCATCATCCGCGTCAGCCTGGCCGTGGACAACGGCAACATGTACAAGAGCATCCTG GTGACAAGTCAGGATAAGACCCCCGTCGTTATTCGCAAGGCCATGGCCAAGCACAACTTGGACGGGGACCGGCCTGAAGACTATGAGCTTGTTCAGATCATCTCAGAGGAGAGag AGCTGAAGATCCCCGACAATGCCAATGTCTTCTACGCCATGAACTCTGCCGCCAACTACGACTTCGTGCTCAAGAAGCGGGGCTTCTCCAAGGGGGTGAAGATCAAGCACGGCTCCAGCTCCACCCTGCCCAGGATGAAGCAGAAAGGCCTGAAGATCGCCAAAGGCATCTTCTAG
- the RALGDS gene encoding ral guanine nucleotide dissociation stimulator isoform X4, translating into MAPAVPERALAHLCAVERESSTQEIGEEVEDGVIYSISLRKVQLHHTANKGQRWLGFENESALNLYETCKVRTIKAGTLEKLVEYLVSAFKGNDSTYVTIFLCTYRAFATTKQVLDLLLNRYGKLHVQANGDHARHAVDERMELKNTISSILGAWLDQYSEDFRKPPDFACLKQLISYVRHNIPGSDLERRARILLAQFQQQEQSESEAEAVDHGGCTFQLVEENGVGDGKPDFLSFSPEMVAEQFTLMDAELFKKVVPYHCLGCIWSQRDKKGKEHLAPTIRATVSQFNSVANCVIATCLGDRSLKPQQRAKVVERWIEVARECRILKNFSSLRAILSALQCNAVHRLKKTWDEVLRESFRTFHELSEIFSDENNHSLSRELLIKEGTSKFATLEINPKRAQKRQQQQREMGVMQGTIPYLGTFLTDLVMLDTAMKDFLDGGLINFEKRRKEFEVIAQIKLLQLACNNYSFTQEDQFVDWFHSLERLSEAESYGLSCEIEPLSESASNTLKAKKNTGIIKRWSDRQPPSTEPCASGSSHSKSFDQLKCGQYLCSGDATDSVSVTSAGSSSSDVEEINISFIPESPDCQEKKVSEIPLASLPQRWYAPSVADGEVKPTVSSASPLLPALQFWESTSLSSLDTSGIGSGSSSASSSSVSSTPVTASRTHKRSVSGISSYSSLSLPLYNQQVDDCCIIRVSLAVDNGNMYKSILVTSQDKTPVVIRKAMAKHNLDGDRPEDYELVQIISEERELKIPDNANVFYAMNSAANYDFVLKKRGFSKGVKIKHGSSSTLPRMKQKGLKIAKGIF; encoded by the exons AGCTCCACACAGGAGATCGGAGAAGAGGTGGAGGATGGTGTGATCTACAGCATATCGCTCCGGAAAGTGCAGCTCCATCACACGGCCAACAAAGGGCAGCGGTGGCTGGGG TTTGAGAATGAGTCGGCTTTAAACCTCTACGAGACATGTAAGGTGCGGACAATAAAAGCTGGGACCTTGGAGAAGCTGGTGGAGTACCTGGTCTCAGCCTTCAAAGGCAATGACTCCACCTATGTCACCATCTTCCTGTGCACTTACCGGGCCTTTGCCACCACCAAGCAAGTGCTGGACCTGCTGCTTAACAG GTATGGCAAACTCCATGTGCAGGCGAATGGGGACCATGCCAGGCATGCTGTGGATGAGAGGATGGAGCTGAAGAA CACCATCTCCTCCATCCTGGGCGCCTGGCTGGACCAGTACTCAGAGGACTTCCGCAAGCCCCCAGACTTTGCCTGCCTCAAGCAGCTCATCTCCTACGTGCGCCACAACATCCCCGGCTCGGACCTGGAGCGCCGAGCCCGCATCCTGCTGGCCCAgttccagcagcaggagcagagcgAGTCCGAGGCAGAAG CTGTGGACCACGGTGGCTGCACCTTCCAGCTGGTGGAGGAGAATGGCGTTGGGGACGGGAAGCCGgatttcctctccttctccccagagATGGTGGCAGAACAGTTCACGCTGATGGACGCT GAGCTCTTTAAGAAAGTGGTGCCATACCACTGCCTGGGCTGCATCTGGTCCCAGCGAGACAAGAAGGGTAAAGAGCACCTGGCGCCCACCATCCGCGCCACAGTCTCGCAGTTCAATAGCGTGGCCAACTGTGTCATCGCCACATGTCTCGGGGACCGGTCCCTGAAGCCACAGCAGAGGGCTAAAGTGGTGGAGCGGTGGATCGAAGTGGCTCGG GAGTGCCGCATCCTGAAGAACTTCTCCTCCCTCCGAGCCATCCTGTCGGCTCTGCAGTGCAATGCTGTTCACCGTCTGAAGAAGACCTGGGATGAGGTCCTGCG GGAAAGCTTCCGCACTTTCCACGAGCTCTCAGAGATCTTCTCCGATGAGAATAACCACTCGCTGAGCCGGGAGCTTCTCATTAAG GAGGGCACATCCAAATTTGCCACCTTGGAGATCAACCCAAAGAGGGCTCAGaagcggcagcagcagcagcgagagATG GGCGTGATGCAGGGCACCATTCCCTACCTTGGCACCTTCCTCACAGACCTGGTGATGCTCGACACTGCCATGAAGGATTTCCTGGAC GGTGGGCTGATCAACtttgagaagagaaggaag GAGTTCGAAGTCATCGCCCAGATCAAGCTGCTTCAGTTGGCCTGCAACAACTACAGCTTCACGCAGGAGGACCAGTTCGTGGACTGGTTCCACAGCCTGGAGCGGCTCAGCGAGGCCGAGAG ctaCGGGCTGTCGTGCGAGATCGAGCCGCTGTCGGAGTCAGCCAGCAACACGTTGAAGGCGAAGAAAAACACGGGGATCATCAAGCGATGGAGCGA CCGGCAGCCGCCAAGCACCGAGCCCTGTGCCAGTGGCAGCTCCCACTCAAAATCCTTCGACCAGCTCAAGTGCGGGCAGTACCTGTGCAGCGGGGATGCCACCGACTCGGTAAGCGTCACCTCTGCCGGCTCCAGCAGCTCTGACGTGGAGGAGATCAACATCAGCTTCATCCCTGAGTCCCCCGACTGCCAGGAGAAGAAG GTCAGTGAGATCCCTCTGGCCTCCCTCCCCCAGCGCTGGTACGCCCCGTCTGTGGCCGATGGAGAAGTTAAACCCACTGTGTCCTCCGCatcccctctccttcctgccctccagttCTGGGAATCCACCTCCCTCTCATCCCTGGACACATCGGGCATTGGCTCAGGCTCCAGCAGTGCCTCGTCCTCTTCCGTCTCCTCCACGCCGGTGACGGCCTCCCGCACCCACAAGCGCTCAGTCTCTGGCATCTCCAGCTACTCCTCCCTCTCGCTGCCCCTCTACAACCAGCAGGTCGATGACTGTTGCATCATCCGCGTCAGCCTGGCCGTGGACAACGGCAACATGTACAAGAGCATCCTG GTGACAAGTCAGGATAAGACCCCCGTCGTTATTCGCAAGGCCATGGCCAAGCACAACTTGGACGGGGACCGGCCTGAAGACTATGAGCTTGTTCAGATCATCTCAGAGGAGAGag AGCTGAAGATCCCCGACAATGCCAATGTCTTCTACGCCATGAACTCTGCCGCCAACTACGACTTCGTGCTCAAGAAGCGGGGCTTCTCCAAGGGGGTGAAGATCAAGCACGGCTCCAGCTCCACCCTGCCCAGGATGAAGCAGAAAGGCCTGAAGATCGCCAAAGGCATCTTCTAG